Proteins from one Mycobacterium adipatum genomic window:
- a CDS encoding helix-turn-helix domain-containing protein, with translation MHTVAILAYDGMSGFESGLAAEIFGMAELPGPFSAGVAPPGYAVKLCSEQPEIRMLGGAVVRTAYGLADLAAADTVLIPSVRDVEQSPSAELIEAIRVADRRGARLVSICSGAFALAAAGVLDGRSATTHWIYADALSRRYPEIDVDPAPLYVDSGRVLTSAGCAAGLDLCLHIVRSDHGVRVANDVARRLVISPHRAGGQAQYIDSPVPEVTADGRIAAGMAWALQHLDSPISLDELATRSAMSRRSYLRQFAKATGSTPIKWLIEQRVQASLALLESSDLPIEQIAARVGFESPVTFRHHFVKQMHTTPSDYRSCFTG, from the coding sequence ATGCATACCGTGGCGATCCTCGCCTATGACGGGATGTCCGGCTTCGAATCGGGCCTGGCCGCGGAGATCTTCGGAATGGCCGAACTACCGGGACCGTTCTCCGCCGGGGTCGCCCCGCCCGGTTACGCGGTGAAGTTGTGCTCGGAGCAGCCGGAGATCCGAATGCTCGGCGGAGCGGTGGTGCGCACCGCCTACGGGCTCGCCGACCTCGCGGCCGCGGACACCGTGCTGATTCCCAGCGTGCGCGATGTCGAGCAGTCGCCGTCCGCCGAACTCATCGAGGCCATCAGGGTCGCAGATCGCCGTGGCGCGCGGCTGGTGTCGATCTGTTCGGGCGCGTTCGCTTTGGCCGCCGCCGGGGTGCTCGACGGCCGCTCGGCCACCACCCACTGGATCTATGCCGACGCGCTGTCCCGGCGGTACCCCGAGATCGACGTCGATCCCGCGCCGCTCTACGTCGACAGTGGCCGGGTGCTCACCAGCGCCGGGTGTGCCGCGGGTCTCGATCTCTGTCTGCACATCGTGCGCTCCGATCATGGTGTGCGGGTGGCCAATGACGTGGCCCGCCGGCTGGTGATCTCTCCGCACCGCGCCGGCGGGCAAGCGCAGTACATCGATTCGCCGGTGCCCGAGGTGACCGCCGACGGACGGATTGCCGCCGGAATGGCCTGGGCGCTCCAACATCTCGACTCGCCGATCTCCCTGGACGAGTTGGCCACGCGGTCGGCGATGTCGCGACGCAGCTACCTGCGGCAGTTCGCCAAGGCCACCGGCAGCACACCGATCAAATGGCTCATCGAGCAACGTGTCCAGGCCAGCCTGGCGTTGCTGGAGTCCTCGGATCTGCCGATCGAGCAGATCGCCGCGCGGGTCGGGTTCGAGTCCCCGGTGACCTTTCGGCATCACTTCGTCAAGCAGATGCACACCACGCCGAGTGACTACCGCAGTTGCTTCACCGGATAG
- a CDS encoding DUF305 domain-containing protein, with product MQHQRCVYSVATLAASMLVLSACSGTATENATSSVTTSVSTSAAATGAQGTHNDADVAFAQGMIPHHEQAIEMSDMLIGKQGVDPAVVSLANRIKAAQGPEITQMRDWLQQWGVGLAPGGADMPGHTMPGHDMSGGDGMGDMPGMGGGHGMMSEADMAALQNAEGAAAGRLFLEQMIEHHEGAITMAEQEIGEGRFPAAIDMARNIVSSQQAEIEEMRALLNK from the coding sequence ATGCAGCACCAACGATGCGTGTACTCGGTTGCGACGCTTGCCGCGTCGATGCTGGTTCTGAGCGCCTGTTCGGGCACGGCGACCGAGAACGCGACGTCGTCGGTCACCACCTCGGTGTCGACCTCGGCGGCCGCTACCGGCGCCCAGGGCACGCACAATGACGCCGACGTGGCATTCGCCCAAGGCATGATCCCGCATCACGAGCAGGCAATCGAGATGAGCGACATGCTGATCGGCAAGCAGGGGGTCGATCCCGCGGTGGTGTCTCTTGCGAACCGCATCAAGGCGGCTCAAGGTCCCGAGATCACGCAGATGCGGGATTGGTTGCAGCAGTGGGGGGTCGGGTTGGCGCCGGGCGGCGCGGACATGCCCGGGCACACTATGCCGGGGCATGACATGTCCGGTGGAGACGGCATGGGCGATATGCCCGGTATGGGTGGCGGTCACGGGATGATGTCGGAGGCCGATATGGCTGCGCTTCAGAACGCTGAGGGAGCCGCCGCCGGCCGGCTCTTCCTGGAGCAGATGATCGAGCACCACGAAGGCGCAATCACCATGGCCGAACAAGAGATCGGCGAGGGTCGGTTCCCGGCGGCGATCGACATGGCGCGCAATATCGTGTCTTCTCAGCAGGCCGAGATCGAGGAGATGCGGGCGCTGCTGAACAAGTAA
- a CDS encoding sensor histidine kinase has protein sequence MTAARSRRPGLGMRLLAAQAIVVLTGALTTMLVAAVAGPPLFREHLHRAGVPANSMEEVHAEEAYGYATGISIGVAVAVSALVALAASLYVSRRLQRSVTEVASAASAVADGDYDIRVMPPRLGDDFDALAIAFNQMASRLQTVDSTRQRLFRDLAHEIRTPVSVLEAYIEAIEDGVRTLTPETAAMLRDQTRRLVRFSADVAALAHAEESRFSLSCNMVDVDAVVRRGVAAVRERYAAKGVAIRLHPHRALPKVWADEQRLAQVIGNLLDNALRHTPPGGSVELTCAHEGAAVIVTVADDGAGIAAEHLPRIFERLYRADTARDREHGGAGLGLAIARALVEAQGGTISVASAGPGRGATFAFGLPVARPGAHIEAAPDDAGEP, from the coding sequence ATGACAGCCGCACGGTCGCGCCGCCCGGGCCTGGGGATGCGTCTGCTGGCCGCCCAGGCGATCGTCGTGCTCACCGGCGCCCTGACGACCATGCTCGTCGCCGCGGTCGCCGGCCCCCCACTGTTCCGCGAACATCTGCACCGGGCCGGAGTGCCGGCCAATTCCATGGAGGAGGTGCACGCCGAGGAGGCGTACGGCTACGCCACCGGCATCTCCATCGGGGTGGCGGTGGCGGTGTCGGCGCTGGTGGCCCTGGCGGCCAGCCTCTATGTGAGCAGACGACTCCAGCGATCGGTCACCGAGGTGGCGTCGGCGGCCAGCGCGGTGGCGGACGGCGACTACGACATCCGCGTGATGCCACCGAGACTCGGCGATGACTTCGACGCCTTGGCCATCGCCTTCAACCAGATGGCCTCCCGGCTGCAGACCGTCGACTCCACACGGCAACGCTTGTTCCGGGATCTGGCCCATGAGATCCGCACCCCCGTGTCCGTGCTCGAGGCCTATATCGAGGCGATCGAAGACGGTGTCCGCACCCTGACGCCCGAGACCGCGGCCATGTTGCGCGACCAAACCAGACGGCTGGTCCGTTTCTCCGCAGACGTCGCCGCACTCGCCCATGCCGAGGAGAGTCGTTTCTCGCTGTCCTGCAACATGGTTGACGTAGACGCCGTCGTGCGCCGGGGCGTTGCCGCTGTCCGGGAACGCTACGCCGCCAAGGGCGTGGCCATACGGCTGCACCCGCACCGAGCGCTTCCCAAGGTCTGGGCCGACGAGCAACGCCTCGCCCAGGTCATCGGTAATCTCCTCGACAATGCGCTGAGGCACACGCCGCCCGGCGGATCCGTCGAGTTGACCTGTGCACACGAGGGCGCCGCCGTCATTGTCACGGTGGCCGACGACGGCGCCGGCATCGCGGCCGAACACCTACCCAGGATCTTCGAACGGCTGTACCGCGCGGACACCGCACGCGATCGCGAGCACGGAGGCGCCGGTCTCGGCCTGGCCATTGCACGCGCGCTGGTCGAGGCCCAAGGCGGCACGATCTCCGTGGCCAGTGCCGGCCCCGGGCGCGGCGCGACCTTCGCCTTCGGTCTGCCCGTGGCGCGCCCGGGGGCGCATATCGAGGCCGCTCCGGACGACGCCGGAGAGCCCTGA
- a CDS encoding response regulator transcription factor yields the protein MEHGRGRSSEQTKGYRALVVDDEVPLAEVVASYLQREQFETAVAADGLEAIAIARELDPDVVILDLGLPGIDGLEVCRQLRTFSDAYVVMLTARDAEIDTVLGLTVGADDYVTKPFSPRELVARIRAMLRRPRVLQTPTPAADHRITAPRHFGALSIDVDAREVRLDDEPVLLTRTEFDILDALSGRPGVVLSRRQLLEIVREGPWVGNDHLVDVHIGHLRRKLGDDAAQPRFITTVRGVGYRMGGGR from the coding sequence ATGGAGCACGGCAGGGGTCGGTCGTCGGAGCAGACGAAGGGTTACCGGGCACTCGTCGTCGATGACGAGGTGCCGCTGGCCGAAGTCGTGGCCAGCTACTTGCAGCGTGAGCAGTTCGAGACAGCCGTGGCCGCCGACGGCCTCGAGGCGATCGCCATTGCCCGCGAACTGGACCCCGATGTGGTCATCCTGGACCTCGGCCTGCCGGGAATCGACGGCCTGGAAGTGTGCCGGCAGCTGCGCACCTTCTCGGATGCCTACGTCGTCATGCTCACCGCACGTGACGCCGAGATCGACACCGTACTCGGACTCACCGTCGGTGCCGATGACTACGTCACCAAGCCGTTCAGCCCGCGGGAACTGGTTGCGCGCATCCGGGCCATGCTGCGACGCCCGCGCGTACTTCAGACCCCGACGCCCGCCGCCGATCATCGCATCACCGCGCCCCGGCACTTCGGCGCGCTGAGCATCGACGTCGATGCGCGTGAGGTGCGCCTCGACGATGAGCCGGTCCTGCTGACACGGACCGAGTTCGACATTCTCGACGCGCTGTCCGGCCGGCCCGGCGTCGTGCTCAGCCGCCGTCAACTCCTGGAGATCGTGCGTGAGGGTCCATGGGTCGGCAACGACCACCTGGTCGACGTCCACATCGGGCATCTTCGCCGCAAGCTCGGTGATGACGCCGCCCAACCCCGCTTCATCACGACCGTGCGCGGGGTCGGGTATCGCATGGGCGGCGGGCGATGA
- the ripB gene encoding NlpC/P60 family peptidoglycan endopeptidase RipB — protein MKLGTRRAPSRRSHSRLCVLICAAVVPLLVLSAPVAAAEHHGGHWDPLLPKVASAGAPGDPVAIAQASLQASAAATQTVLRMGRSFLNSIGILDPAAGPASGIPTGRTRGAQAIEYVIRRAGSQLGVPYSWGGGTLDGPSRGVNQGAGTVGFDCSGLTRFAFAGVGVLLPRYSGDQYEAGRKVAPSEAKRGDLLFWGPGGSQHEAIYLGGGRMIEAQQTGVPIKVSPVRTSGMTPYVVRIIES, from the coding sequence GTGAAGCTCGGTACCCGACGTGCGCCGTCCCGGCGATCACACAGCCGCCTATGCGTGCTGATCTGCGCCGCCGTCGTGCCCCTTCTTGTACTGAGCGCGCCGGTGGCTGCCGCGGAACACCATGGCGGACACTGGGATCCACTGCTGCCCAAGGTTGCCAGCGCCGGAGCGCCGGGGGATCCGGTTGCGATCGCGCAGGCATCGTTGCAGGCGAGCGCGGCCGCCACGCAAACCGTCCTGCGCATGGGCCGTAGCTTCTTGAACAGTATCGGCATCCTGGACCCCGCTGCCGGTCCGGCGAGCGGCATCCCCACCGGCCGCACCCGCGGGGCGCAGGCCATCGAGTACGTGATCCGCCGCGCAGGCAGCCAGCTGGGAGTGCCGTATTCCTGGGGCGGAGGCACCCTCGACGGGCCCAGCCGCGGCGTCAACCAGGGTGCGGGAACTGTCGGGTTCGACTGCTCGGGGCTCACCCGATTCGCCTTCGCCGGGGTGGGGGTGCTGCTGCCGCGCTACTCGGGCGACCAGTACGAAGCAGGTCGCAAGGTTGCCCCGTCCGAAGCCAAACGCGGCGATCTGCTGTTCTGGGGCCCGGGGGGAAGCCAGCACGAAGCCATTTATCTCGGCGGGGGCCGGATGATCGAGGCGCAGCAGACGGGGGTGCCCATCAAGGTCTCACCGGTACGCACCTCGGGTATGACGCCCTACGTGGTGCGGATCATCGAGAGCTGA
- a CDS encoding heavy metal translocating P-type ATPase, translating to MHQHDAAEPAAPHGHHGHDHHPQGHQGHQGHDHHLDQFRKLFWINLVVAVPVVAFSNMFAMLVGYTIPAFPAAGWVSPVLGTVMYLVGGRPFLVGAIGEIRSRKPGMMLLIGLAITVAFLASWGASLGLLHHELEFWWELALLVVIMLLGHWLEMRSLAQTTSALDSLAALLPDEAEKVDGDHTITVSPADLRVGDLVVVRPGGSVPVDGVIVAGRADMDESIVTGESRPVAKGVGASVTAGTVATDSGLRIQVSATGDDTALAGIQRLVAEAQNSSSRAQRLADRAAGWLFWFALFSAAAAALIWTLAGEPDAAVVRAITVLVIACPHALGLAIPLVVSIATERAARGGVLVKDRLALEGMRTVDTVLFDKTGTLTKGEPVVTAVESVSDVDESGVLALAAAAEADSEHPLAKAIVRAAVARRLDIPVSTDFSSSPAVGVTATVDGREVRVGGPRLVQDVGGHEVEAAARWRHNGAIILHVVRDGAVIGGLSLADEVRPESREAVDALHASGVEVAMITGDAEAVATAVGRELGIERIFAGVRPEDKASNVAALQAEGKKVAMVGDGVNDAPALAQADVGIAIGAGTDVAIASAGVILASSDPRSVLSVIELSRATYRNMKQNLWWGAGYNLVSVPLAAGVLAPVGFVLPMSVGAILMSLSTIVVALNAQLLRRLDLRPEVSVQAVTKG from the coding sequence ATGCACCAGCACGACGCCGCGGAGCCGGCCGCACCGCACGGTCACCATGGTCACGACCACCATCCTCAGGGCCACCAGGGCCACCAGGGCCACGACCACCATCTTGATCAGTTCCGAAAGTTGTTCTGGATCAACCTGGTCGTCGCGGTGCCGGTCGTTGCGTTCTCGAACATGTTCGCCATGCTGGTCGGCTACACCATCCCCGCGTTCCCTGCTGCGGGTTGGGTTTCACCCGTATTGGGCACCGTGATGTATCTCGTCGGCGGGCGACCCTTTCTCGTCGGTGCCATCGGCGAAATACGCTCCCGCAAACCGGGAATGATGCTGCTGATCGGTCTGGCAATCACGGTTGCCTTCCTGGCGTCGTGGGGAGCCAGCCTGGGCCTGCTGCACCACGAACTCGAATTCTGGTGGGAACTGGCCCTTCTGGTCGTCATCATGCTTCTCGGGCACTGGCTGGAGATGCGCTCGTTGGCCCAGACGACGTCGGCGCTGGACTCGCTGGCCGCCCTGCTGCCCGACGAAGCCGAGAAGGTCGACGGTGACCACACCATCACCGTGTCGCCCGCCGACCTGCGCGTCGGCGATCTGGTGGTGGTGCGGCCCGGCGGTAGCGTCCCGGTCGACGGGGTGATCGTCGCTGGACGCGCCGATATGGACGAGTCGATCGTGACCGGCGAATCCCGGCCGGTAGCAAAGGGTGTCGGCGCATCGGTAACAGCCGGTACCGTTGCCACCGATTCGGGCCTACGGATCCAGGTCAGCGCCACCGGTGACGACACCGCACTGGCCGGTATCCAACGGTTGGTGGCCGAAGCCCAGAATTCGTCGTCGCGGGCCCAACGCCTCGCCGATCGCGCCGCCGGATGGCTGTTCTGGTTCGCACTGTTCAGCGCGGCGGCCGCGGCGCTGATCTGGACATTGGCGGGGGAGCCCGATGCGGCCGTCGTGCGGGCGATCACCGTCCTCGTCATAGCCTGCCCGCACGCACTGGGTCTGGCCATACCGCTGGTCGTCTCCATCGCGACCGAGCGTGCCGCGCGAGGCGGCGTCCTCGTCAAAGACCGACTGGCGCTGGAAGGTATGCGTACCGTCGACACGGTGCTGTTCGACAAGACCGGCACCCTGACCAAGGGCGAACCGGTCGTCACGGCCGTGGAGAGCGTCAGCGATGTCGACGAGTCCGGGGTGCTCGCCCTCGCGGCCGCCGCCGAGGCCGACAGCGAGCATCCGCTGGCAAAGGCGATCGTCAGAGCTGCCGTCGCACGCCGTCTCGATATCCCTGTCAGCACCGACTTTTCATCGTCTCCGGCGGTTGGCGTGACGGCGACCGTCGACGGTCGCGAGGTGCGGGTGGGCGGCCCGCGCCTGGTCCAGGACGTCGGTGGACATGAGGTCGAGGCGGCCGCGCGCTGGCGCCACAACGGCGCGATCATCTTGCACGTGGTGCGTGACGGCGCTGTGATCGGCGGGTTGAGCCTGGCCGACGAAGTGCGACCGGAATCCCGCGAGGCCGTCGACGCGTTGCATGCCTCGGGCGTGGAAGTCGCCATGATCACCGGAGATGCCGAAGCCGTCGCCACCGCCGTGGGGCGTGAACTCGGCATCGAGCGGATCTTCGCCGGTGTGCGCCCAGAAGACAAGGCCTCCAACGTGGCTGCGCTGCAGGCTGAGGGCAAGAAGGTCGCCATGGTCGGCGACGGCGTCAATGATGCGCCCGCGCTGGCGCAGGCGGATGTGGGCATCGCCATCGGGGCCGGTACGGACGTCGCGATCGCCTCCGCAGGCGTGATCCTGGCCAGTTCCGATCCGCGCTCGGTGCTTTCGGTGATCGAACTGTCCCGGGCCACCTATCGCAACATGAAGCAGAACCTCTGGTGGGGGGCGGGGTACAACCTCGTTTCGGTGCCGTTGGCCGCGGGCGTCCTGGCTCCCGTCGGTTTCGTGTTGCCGATGTCGGTCGGTGCCATCCTGATGTCGCTGTCGACCATCGTCGTCGCGCTCAATGCGCAACTGCTGCGGCGTCTGGATCTTCGTCCCGAAGTCAGCGTGCAGGCCGTCACGAAGGGTTAG
- a CDS encoding ANL family adenylate-forming protein — MTSHLNPNETLLSWAAATAVHNGLVTESFTERFAAGLASYGRRPCIEFEGHWHGGDEVEGYGAAITRGLGDAGLTAREPVGLVVRNRYPHAAATIAMVAAGRPVAMIYSFQSPEAIAADIERLNVAAVLADPQDWTDPVAAATSRIGAAGLALGSSVRTLAQGDPGRQRPGIDGALAILTSGTTGPPKRFVVRSTVLEHTVFSVTGGQAAPDDPPELVYWPLGGIGGVCQLVTGVHVGKRMVLMERFSVQAWVDAVKTHGLQRVGVQPAVVRMLLEADPPAADLSSLQFLMSASGPLDVATRDAFERRYGIPVLTAYGATEFAGSVCAWTPDLYREFGARKRASCGRALPGVDVRIIDGDTGAEVSVGERGILTARVPLLGPDWVRTTDIASVDEDGFITVHGRADGAINRGGFKILPETVRGVLISHPAVRDAGVVGVPHPRLGQIPFAAVETVAGATVTEADLLAIVRAALPAHHVPVSVVVVDELPRTPSMKVSGPGLAALYRRPT; from the coding sequence ATGACATCACATCTCAATCCGAACGAGACTCTTCTGTCATGGGCAGCAGCAACCGCGGTGCACAATGGCCTGGTGACCGAAAGCTTTACCGAAAGGTTTGCGGCAGGGCTGGCGAGCTATGGTCGCCGGCCGTGTATCGAGTTCGAGGGCCACTGGCATGGCGGTGATGAGGTCGAAGGCTACGGCGCCGCCATCACCCGCGGCCTGGGTGACGCCGGCCTGACCGCGCGCGAGCCCGTCGGCCTTGTGGTGCGCAACCGTTACCCGCATGCGGCCGCCACCATCGCCATGGTGGCGGCCGGACGTCCGGTGGCGATGATCTACTCTTTTCAGTCGCCCGAGGCCATCGCCGCGGACATCGAACGCCTGAACGTCGCCGCCGTGCTCGCCGATCCGCAGGACTGGACCGACCCCGTGGCGGCGGCGACATCCCGCATCGGGGCTGCCGGCCTGGCGCTGGGCTCTTCGGTGCGGACCCTCGCCCAGGGCGACCCCGGCCGGCAGCGTCCCGGCATCGACGGTGCGCTGGCGATTCTCACCAGCGGAACCACCGGCCCACCAAAACGATTCGTCGTCCGGTCGACGGTGCTGGAGCACACCGTGTTCAGCGTCACCGGTGGACAGGCCGCTCCCGACGACCCCCCGGAACTGGTGTACTGGCCGCTCGGCGGTATCGGCGGGGTCTGCCAGCTGGTCACCGGTGTCCATGTCGGCAAGCGCATGGTGCTGATGGAACGATTCAGTGTGCAGGCCTGGGTGGACGCAGTGAAAACCCATGGCCTGCAACGTGTCGGTGTGCAACCGGCGGTGGTCCGTATGCTGCTGGAAGCCGATCCACCGGCCGCCGACCTGTCCTCCCTGCAGTTCCTGATGAGCGCCTCAGGGCCGCTCGATGTGGCCACCCGCGACGCCTTCGAGCGGCGGTACGGCATTCCCGTGCTGACCGCCTACGGCGCAACCGAATTCGCCGGATCGGTATGTGCCTGGACGCCGGATCTCTACCGCGAATTCGGGGCACGTAAACGCGCCAGTTGCGGACGCGCACTGCCCGGTGTCGACGTCCGCATCATCGATGGCGATACCGGTGCCGAGGTGTCGGTCGGCGAGCGGGGGATCCTGACCGCGAGGGTCCCGTTGCTGGGCCCGGACTGGGTGCGCACCACCGATATCGCCTCGGTCGACGAGGACGGATTCATCACCGTGCACGGCCGGGCGGACGGTGCGATCAATCGCGGCGGATTCAAGATTCTTCCCGAAACGGTTCGGGGCGTGCTGATCTCGCATCCCGCGGTGCGCGATGCCGGGGTCGTGGGGGTGCCCCATCCCCGGCTGGGTCAAATACCCTTCGCCGCCGTCGAGACCGTCGCCGGCGCGACCGTCACCGAGGCCGATCTCCTGGCGATCGTGCGGGCGGCTCTGCCGGCGCATCATGTGCCGGTATCGGTCGTCGTCGTCGACGAATTGCCGCGCACCCCCTCGATGAAGGTGAGCGGGCCCGGGCTGGCCGCGTTGTATCGGCGGCCCACGTAG
- a CDS encoding sensor domain-containing diguanylate cyclase — protein sequence MSRITSLAGARSHFVGAQRVRLLRIYLGATTFLYTYGVVFTIFPVRTDLAYGNPVGGIIAVVLGVLSLVQLAVRPQRATFATAVAILATPIVMAFHVTLTAEYVCLIAPMFLAMYIRAFHPPRRAWVLIAILILACVVAVAVAPAPHVGVITFLIIVVAIAGAAESFGLLMRAMFTAACTDPLTGLLNRAGWEIATADLLAARRAPSQITVVALDIDDLKGLNDTQGHPAGDRLITDYARQWARTAPRGAVLARLGGDEFAACIAGDEVAGFLDDVRSDTPRASIGTATSTSGRVDIAALYARADAELYRGRHSARRDGSDVG from the coding sequence ATGTCCCGCATCACCTCGCTCGCCGGGGCGAGAAGTCATTTCGTCGGTGCCCAACGCGTCAGGCTGCTGCGCATCTACCTGGGCGCGACGACATTTCTCTACACCTACGGTGTGGTGTTCACGATCTTCCCGGTCCGCACCGATCTCGCCTACGGCAACCCGGTCGGCGGCATCATCGCCGTCGTTCTGGGTGTTCTGAGCCTGGTACAGCTGGCCGTCAGACCCCAGCGGGCAACGTTCGCCACCGCGGTGGCCATCCTCGCCACGCCGATCGTGATGGCCTTTCACGTCACCCTGACCGCCGAGTACGTCTGTCTCATCGCGCCGATGTTCCTGGCGATGTACATCCGGGCCTTCCATCCGCCCCGGCGGGCCTGGGTGCTCATCGCCATCCTGATCCTGGCTTGTGTGGTGGCTGTCGCCGTCGCACCCGCTCCGCACGTGGGAGTCATCACCTTCCTGATCATCGTGGTGGCGATTGCCGGCGCGGCCGAATCCTTCGGGTTGCTGATGCGGGCGATGTTCACCGCGGCCTGTACCGATCCGCTCACCGGTCTGCTGAACCGGGCCGGTTGGGAGATCGCGACCGCTGATCTGCTCGCTGCGCGCAGGGCGCCGTCGCAGATCACCGTCGTCGCACTCGACATCGATGATCTGAAGGGGCTCAACGACACCCAGGGCCACCCCGCGGGGGACCGGCTGATCACCGACTACGCCCGGCAGTGGGCCCGCACCGCTCCGAGAGGTGCCGTGCTCGCACGACTCGGCGGCGACGAGTTCGCCGCCTGCATCGCCGGGGACGAGGTGGCGGGCTTCCTGGACGACGTGCGGTCGGATACGCCGCGGGCCAGCATCGGTACCGCCACCTCGACATCGGGGCGCGTCGACATCGCCGCCCTGTACGCGCGGGCCGACGCCGAGTTGTATCGGGGCCGTCACAGTGCGCGCCGCGACGGTTCAGACGTCGGCTGA
- a CDS encoding FAD-dependent monooxygenase — protein MKVLIQGASIAGPVAAYWLHRRGFDVTVVERAPQLRKTGGHAIDLFGPAMDIAESMGILDQVMAHATGTKTITFHRPGARRPTHIDYRKLSSALSDRHVEIMRDDLSQIFYDAGKDAVEYLFDDHLTDIGEDGAVTFAHHASQRFDLVIGADGLHSGVRQLAFGDDSGNQEFLGAYLCVLSVPKSLAVDGEMIGFVDVDRTAMIYTADHLVDARAVFIFRPVKDFRYDHRDSAGQQRQLCDRFAGMSAEVDRWLDELGRTPAFYFDAVTQLQLTSWSRGRVALVGDAGYCPGPAVGGSTSLAVIGAYVLAGELHRASGDPTVGFDAYERVMHEPVIGARALAKSVARSILPSSRLGVRALIPAGQLISVLPTPLTAMLAGLNSKGLRLYDSIEVPQYASADV, from the coding sequence ATGAAGGTTCTCATCCAGGGGGCGAGCATCGCCGGGCCGGTCGCCGCCTACTGGCTGCACCGCCGCGGTTTCGATGTCACCGTGGTCGAACGGGCGCCGCAGCTCCGCAAGACCGGCGGGCACGCCATCGACCTGTTCGGTCCGGCCATGGACATCGCCGAGAGTATGGGGATACTCGATCAGGTGATGGCCCACGCCACCGGCACCAAGACCATCACCTTCCACCGCCCGGGTGCGCGCCGACCCACGCATATCGACTACCGCAAGCTGTCATCCGCACTGTCGGACCGTCACGTGGAGATCATGCGTGACGACCTCAGCCAGATCTTCTACGACGCGGGCAAGGACGCTGTCGAATATCTCTTCGACGATCACCTCACCGACATCGGCGAGGACGGCGCGGTCACCTTCGCGCACCACGCGTCACAGCGGTTCGATCTGGTGATCGGCGCGGACGGATTGCACTCCGGGGTACGGCAGCTGGCGTTCGGCGACGACAGCGGAAACCAGGAGTTCCTCGGGGCCTACCTCTGCGTGCTGTCGGTTCCGAAATCGCTTGCCGTCGACGGCGAAATGATCGGTTTCGTCGACGTGGACCGCACGGCGATGATCTACACCGCCGATCACCTCGTTGATGCTCGAGCGGTCTTCATCTTCCGGCCCGTCAAGGACTTCCGCTATGACCACCGCGACAGCGCCGGCCAGCAGCGCCAGCTGTGTGACCGGTTCGCCGGGATGAGCGCCGAGGTGGATCGCTGGCTGGACGAACTCGGGCGCACCCCGGCGTTCTACTTCGACGCCGTCACCCAGCTGCAGTTGACCAGCTGGTCCCGCGGCCGGGTAGCGCTGGTGGGCGACGCCGGATACTGTCCGGGCCCCGCGGTCGGCGGCAGCACCAGCCTCGCGGTGATCGGGGCCTACGTGCTGGCCGGCGAACTGCACCGGGCCAGTGGTGACCCGACCGTCGGCTTCGACGCCTACGAGCGGGTCATGCATGAGCCGGTGATCGGTGCCCGCGCCCTGGCCAAGAGCGTGGCAAGGAGCATTCTTCCGTCCTCGCGGCTCGGGGTGCGGGCATTGATCCCTGCAGGACAACTGATCTCGGTGTTGCCGACGCCACTGACCGCGATGCTGGCCGGGCTCAACAGCAAGGGGCTCCGGCTCTACGACTCGATCGAGGTGCCGCAGTACGCGTCAGCCGACGTCTGA
- a CDS encoding TetR/AcrR family transcriptional regulator: MSAARSDTRQRIQEVARELFAEKGVQRTSLQDIAARLGITKPALYYHFTSRDDLVRSIVAPLIDGGEQFVLECEQAVGLTPTRLLEGYFDYFYAHRADLVTVVSELSTIANLGLVDSMLAWRERLSRVIYGPDQTLEQAVRAVIALGGLQDCCLQFPDAPAEALRAAGVAGALAALGLD; encoded by the coding sequence GTGAGCGCTGCACGGTCGGACACCCGCCAGCGGATCCAGGAAGTGGCCCGCGAACTGTTCGCCGAGAAGGGTGTCCAGCGCACCAGCCTGCAGGATATTGCGGCGCGACTCGGTATCACCAAGCCCGCGCTGTATTACCACTTCACCTCGCGGGACGACCTGGTGCGCAGCATCGTCGCGCCCCTGATCGACGGCGGCGAACAGTTCGTCCTGGAGTGTGAGCAGGCCGTGGGTCTCACACCGACCCGACTTCTCGAGGGGTACTTCGACTACTTCTACGCCCACCGTGCCGACTTGGTGACCGTGGTGTCCGAGCTGAGCACGATCGCCAATCTCGGATTGGTCGACAGCATGCTGGCGTGGCGGGAAAGGCTGAGCCGGGTGATCTACGGGCCGGATCAGACCCTGGAACAGGCCGTGCGAGCTGTCATCGCGCTCGGCGGCTTACAGGACTGCTGTCTGCAATTTCCCGATGCGCCGGCCGAGGCGCTGCGTGCTGCCGGGGTGGCCGGGGCGCTGGCAGCCCTCGGGCTGGATTAG